A portion of the Thiohalomonas denitrificans genome contains these proteins:
- a CDS encoding cation:proton antiporter, with amino-acid sequence MAEESTVILVGVVVIGVLCQWAAWHLKLPAILLLLLAGILLGPVAGIVDPDALLGDLLFPVVSLSVAIILFEGALRLKLHEVTGGLGSVVRNLVSVGALFNWLIMSAAAHAFIGFDWPLSLLFGAVVTVTGPTVIIPLLRTMRPNANISRVLRWEGIIIDPFGAILAILVFKYIISGRSADPLTTFFLSAGAGLGAGLLGAAVLGFILRRHLFPGYLTNVGTLAFVLAVFTGANLLQEETGLLAVTVMGAFIANMRDVPAEEILDFKESLSVVLISVLFILLAARLDLTPLLDFVYPALALLAVVLFVARPVAVAVSTWRSKLNWRERAVLAWVAPRGIVAAAVSAAFALRLESDGYPGAELLAPLAFMVIIGTVVLQGLTARPVANLLGVSEPEPKGVIIVGAHRVARAIGSSLQENGFPVILADANWEDIGKARMEGLSTYFGNPISAHADRHLDLVGVGRLMAMSHRPDFNALTCLRFKSEFGANRVYALRMPEEGEDKDKREPASRYACPTLFREKVTLPMLSSLLAQGGEIRTTPLTENFSMTEYRKFYRGRAIPLFAIDPAGRLRVFTEARELEPNAGWRVIGLLPEELVQVMREERSEVQNDGTG; translated from the coding sequence ATGGCTGAAGAATCCACGGTAATTCTGGTCGGGGTCGTTGTGATCGGGGTGCTTTGCCAATGGGCGGCGTGGCACCTGAAACTGCCCGCCATTCTCCTTCTCCTTTTGGCAGGGATTCTACTCGGGCCGGTTGCCGGAATTGTCGATCCCGATGCCCTGCTCGGTGACCTGCTGTTCCCCGTGGTCTCTCTTTCGGTGGCAATCATCCTTTTCGAGGGCGCGCTCCGTCTCAAGCTTCACGAGGTTACCGGTGGCCTCGGCTCGGTGGTACGTAATCTGGTCAGCGTCGGTGCGCTGTTCAATTGGCTCATCATGTCGGCAGCTGCCCACGCATTTATCGGTTTCGACTGGCCACTTTCGCTTCTCTTCGGCGCTGTTGTGACCGTTACCGGACCGACGGTAATCATTCCGCTGTTAAGAACCATGCGCCCCAATGCCAATATTTCCCGGGTGCTGCGCTGGGAAGGGATCATCATCGATCCGTTCGGGGCCATCCTGGCGATTCTGGTCTTCAAGTACATCATTTCGGGGCGTAGCGCCGATCCCCTGACCACCTTTTTCCTCAGCGCAGGGGCTGGTCTGGGGGCCGGCCTTCTGGGTGCCGCAGTGCTGGGGTTTATCCTGCGCCGCCATCTGTTTCCCGGTTATTTGACCAACGTCGGTACCCTGGCTTTCGTTCTGGCCGTCTTTACCGGGGCCAATTTGTTGCAGGAAGAGACCGGGCTGCTGGCGGTAACGGTCATGGGAGCCTTCATTGCCAACATGCGGGATGTGCCTGCCGAGGAGATTCTCGACTTCAAGGAGAGTCTCAGTGTCGTACTGATATCGGTGCTCTTCATCCTTCTGGCTGCCCGTCTCGACCTGACCCCGCTGCTGGACTTCGTCTATCCCGCCCTCGCGCTTCTTGCCGTTGTGCTCTTCGTTGCCCGTCCGGTGGCCGTTGCGGTGTCTACCTGGAGATCGAAGCTGAACTGGCGGGAGAGGGCTGTGCTGGCCTGGGTGGCTCCCAGAGGGATCGTTGCGGCAGCCGTTTCTGCGGCGTTCGCACTTCGTCTGGAGAGTGACGGCTATCCCGGTGCCGAACTCCTGGCCCCGCTCGCCTTTATGGTGATCATCGGTACCGTAGTGCTGCAGGGGCTTACCGCCCGTCCCGTGGCCAATCTCTTGGGTGTTTCCGAACCGGAGCCCAAAGGGGTCATCATCGTGGGGGCGCACCGGGTCGCCCGCGCCATCGGTAGCTCCCTGCAAGAGAACGGGTTTCCGGTCATCCTGGCCGATGCCAACTGGGAAGATATTGGCAAGGCTCGCATGGAAGGTCTTTCGACTTATTTCGGCAATCCGATATCGGCACATGCCGACCGGCATCTCGATCTGGTGGGGGTCGGGCGCCTGATGGCCATGAGTCACCGTCCGGACTTCAATGCATTGACCTGTCTGCGCTTCAAGAGTGAATTCGGAGCCAATCGCGTGTACGCCCTGCGCATGCCGGAGGAAGGAGAGGATAAAGACAAGCGCGAGCCTGCCTCCCGCTACGCCTGCCCTACGCTTTTCCGCGAAAAGGTGACGCTCCCGATGTTGAGTAGTCTGTTGGCTCAGGGTGGTGAAATCCGCACCACACCCTTGACGGAAAATTTTTCGATGACGGAGTACCGAAAGTTTTACCGGGGACGGGCCATACCCCTGTTTGCGATAGACCCGGCCGGTCGGTTACGGGTCTTCACCGAGGCCAGGGAGCTCGAGCCGAATGCGGGATGGCGTGTGATTGGGCTCTTACCTGAGGAGTTGGTCCAGGTGATGCGGGAGGAGCGTTCGGAAGTGCAGAATGACGGTACTGGTTAG
- the modC gene encoding molybdenum ABC transporter ATP-binding protein, with amino-acid sequence MNGLRASFVTRLGGFSLEAAFNGPGVGVTALFGHSGSGKTTLLRCIAGLERAQGYLEVNGEVWQDRKTFLPVHRRSLGYVFQEASLFPHLSVRRNLEFGWKRIARSERRVAFEQAVELLGIEPLLPRNPSSLSGGERQRVAIARALLTSPRLLLMDEPLSALDERSKQDILPYLERLHGELALPVIYVSHSLTEVARLADYMVWMEQGCVSAQGALAEVLSRFDLEASEAEEAGAVIDAVVAVHDHPYHLTGLDSPWGRLWVKQMDAIPGRRVRVRLPARDISIGLVPDRDSSILNVWSAQVDSVGDAAPGQVLVRLRQPDDEQAPPIIARITRRSADALELSEGRRVYARIKSVALM; translated from the coding sequence GTGAATGGATTGAGGGCGAGTTTCGTAACCCGCCTCGGCGGCTTCAGCCTTGAGGCGGCATTCAACGGGCCGGGCGTCGGAGTGACGGCCTTGTTTGGCCACTCCGGATCGGGTAAAACCACGCTGCTTCGCTGTATCGCAGGTCTGGAAAGGGCGCAGGGATATCTGGAGGTCAATGGCGAGGTGTGGCAGGACCGTAAAACCTTTCTTCCTGTACACCGCCGGTCCCTCGGTTATGTCTTTCAGGAGGCGAGTCTGTTTCCGCATTTATCGGTTCGGCGTAACCTCGAATTCGGCTGGAAACGTATCGCCCGGAGTGAACGGCGGGTGGCCTTCGAACAGGCAGTGGAACTGCTCGGCATTGAACCGCTGCTGCCACGGAACCCCTCGAGCCTTTCCGGTGGCGAACGCCAGCGGGTTGCCATCGCCCGTGCACTATTGACCAGCCCAAGGCTGCTACTGATGGACGAGCCCCTTTCCGCCCTGGATGAGCGTAGCAAGCAGGATATTTTGCCCTACCTGGAGCGGCTCCATGGTGAATTGGCGCTTCCTGTGATCTATGTCAGCCACTCCCTGACGGAGGTTGCGCGGCTTGCCGATTACATGGTCTGGATGGAGCAGGGCTGCGTCAGCGCGCAGGGTGCGTTGGCGGAGGTGCTGTCCCGGTTTGATTTGGAAGCATCGGAGGCGGAGGAGGCCGGTGCTGTCATTGATGCCGTAGTGGCGGTGCACGATCACCCCTATCACCTGACCGGTCTTGACAGCCCGTGGGGCCGGCTTTGGGTCAAACAGATGGACGCCATCCCGGGGCGCCGGGTGCGGGTACGTCTGCCGGCCAGGGATATCAGTATTGGTCTGGTACCGGACCGGGACAGCAGTATTCTCAATGTCTGGAGCGCACAAGTGGATTCCGTTGGAGACGCCGCTCCCGGTCAGGTACTGGTTCGTTTGCGGCAGCCTGACGATGAACAGGCACCGCCGATTATTGCGCGGATTACCCGTCGTTCTGCCGATGCGCTTGAACTGAGCGAAGGCAGGCGAGTGTATGCGCGAATCAAGAGTGTCGCGTTGATGTAG
- the modB gene encoding molybdate ABC transporter permease subunit, producing MEFDWTPVWLTLQLASVTTLILLVVGTPIAWWLARTGSWLKQPIGAVVALPLVLPPTVLGFYLLLLLGPNGPVGELTRTLGLGTLPFTFAGLVVASVFYSLPFVVQPLQNAFEALGERPLEVAATLRASPWDRFLTVAVPLARPGFLTATVLGFAHTVGEFGVVLMIGGNIPGETRVLSVAIYDHVEMLEYGKAHALSAGMVGFAFVVLYLLYLANQRLGMRRS from the coding sequence CGCTGCAGTTGGCCTCCGTGACGACGCTGATTCTACTGGTAGTGGGGACGCCTATTGCCTGGTGGCTGGCAAGGACCGGTTCCTGGCTGAAGCAGCCGATTGGGGCTGTCGTGGCACTACCGCTGGTACTGCCGCCGACCGTGCTGGGCTTCTATTTGCTGCTGTTGCTGGGGCCCAACGGACCGGTGGGGGAACTGACCCGGACACTGGGCCTGGGAACGCTGCCGTTTACCTTTGCAGGACTGGTAGTGGCATCGGTGTTTTATTCACTGCCGTTTGTTGTACAGCCACTGCAAAATGCCTTCGAAGCTTTGGGTGAACGACCACTGGAGGTGGCGGCGACTCTCCGGGCCTCGCCTTGGGATCGTTTCCTGACGGTGGCAGTGCCGTTGGCCCGTCCCGGTTTTCTGACTGCGACGGTGCTGGGTTTCGCCCACACGGTTGGGGAGTTCGGGGTGGTGTTGATGATTGGTGGCAATATTCCTGGTGAGACCAGGGTCCTGTCGGTTGCCATTTACGACCACGTAGAGATGCTTGAATACGGCAAGGCACACGCCCTCTCGGCCGGTATGGTCGGTTTTGCTTTCGTGGTCCTCTACCTCCTGTATCTCGCCAACCAGCGACTCGGGATGCGGCGCTCGTGA